Proteins found in one Carassius auratus strain Wakin chromosome 12, ASM336829v1, whole genome shotgun sequence genomic segment:
- the LOC113111900 gene encoding parathyroid hormone/parathyroid hormone-related peptide receptor-like, which yields MVSVEVSVAFVLCCVLMKARALIDSDDVITRDEQIYLLIDARARCERSIRAQLDGVREDHCVPEWDGIICWPMGKPDQTVAVLCPEYIYDFNHKGYAYRHCDASGNWEQVSTINRTWANYTECTTYLHTNHSDQEEVFERLYLMYTIGYSISLAALLVAVFILCYFKRLHCTRNYIHIHLFTSFICRAISIFVKDAVLSTITDEGKLEDGSIGQRPYMVGCKVAVTLFLYLLATNHYWILVEGLYLHSLIFMAFLSDKNCLWALTIIGWGIPAVFVSIWVSARVSLADTQCWDISAGNLKWIYQVPILAAIVVNFFLFLNIIRVLASKLWETNTGKLDPRQQYRKLLKSTLVLMPLFGVHYMLFMALPYTEVTGLLWQIQMHYEMFFNSSQGFFVAFIYCFCNGEVQAEVKKAWLRRSLAIDLKQKARVNSSAGCGSSYYGGMMSHTTTQSVCLSVSGTKGLPLATMGARGQTRLHHSGNLGHVPHDTETVFSKVRQHELVLRQNDGKRSPCKQTSRNAEESEHNFEPYFVADDEHSGSMSWKELETML from the exons ATTGATTCTGATGATGTCATCACCAGAGATGAACAGATCTATCTTCTGATTGATGCACGGGCGAGGTGTGAGAGAAGCATTCGTGCACAATTAGATGGTGTCAGAG AGGATCACTGTGTTCCTGAATGGGATGGGATAATCTGCTGGCCCATGGGAAAGCCTGATCAGACGGTTGCAGTTCTCTGTCCTGAGTACATCTATGACTTCAACCACAAAG GATATGCATATCGCCACTGTGATGCGTCAGGTAACTGGGAACAGGTATCCACTATAAACCGGACATGGGCTAACTACACAGAATGCACCACGTACCTACACACTAACCACAGCGATCAGGAG GAGGTCTTTGAGCGACTTTATCTAATGTACACTATTGGATACTCCATATCATTGGCGGCATTACTCGTGGCTGTCTTTATCCTTTGCTATTTTAA ACGTCTCCATTGCACCCGTAACTACATCCACATCCACCTCTTCACCTCATTCATATGCCGAGCAATCAGTATATTTGTGAAAGACGCCGTTCTTTCTACCATCACAGATGAAGGCAAACTAGAAGATGGGTCCATTGGACAAAGACCCTACATG GTGGGCTGCAAGGTTGCTGTGACCCTCTTCCTGTATCTCTTGGCAACCAATCATTATTGGATACTGGTGGAGGGTCTGTATTTGCATAGTCTGATCTTCATGGCCTTCCTGTCTGATAAAAACTGTCTGTGGGCTTTAACAATCATAGGCTGGG GAATACCTGCAGTGTTTGTATCCATATGGGTCAGTGCCCGGGTGTCTCTGGCAGACACACA GTGCTGGGATATTAGTGCCGGCAATCTCAAATGGATCTATCAAGTACCTATCCTGGCAGCCATTGTt GTAAACTTCTTTCTCTTCCTCAATATCATCAGGGTTCTTGCCTCTAAGTTGTGGGAAACAAACACTGGAAAACTAGATCCTAGACAGCAGTACAG GAAACTGCTGAAGTCAACCCTGGTGTTAATGCCACTGTTTGGAGTTCATTACATGCTGTTCATGGCTCTTCCATACACTGAGGTCACAGGTCTGCTGTGGCAAATTCAGATGCATTATGAGATGTTCTTCAACTCTTCACAG GGTTTCTTTGTGGCATTTATTTACTGCTTCTGCAATGGGGAG GTGCAGGCAGAGGTAAAGAAGGCTTGGCTGAGGCGCAGTCTTGCAATAGACCTGAAGCAGAAAGCTCGTGTCAACAGCAGCGCGGGATGTGGGAGCAGCTACTATGGAGGCATGATGTCACACACCACAACGCAGAGCGTGTGTCTCAGTGTCAGCGGCACTAAAGGCCTGCCTCTGGCCACTATGGGGGCCAGAGGACAAACGCGTCTCCACCATTCAGGAAATTTAGGTCATGTGCCTCACGACACAGAGACTGTGTTTTCTAAAGTGCGGCAGCATGAGCTGGTTCTGAGGCAGAATGATGGGAAAAGGTCTCCATGCAAGCAGACCAGCAGGAATGCAGAGGAAAGTGAGCATAATTTTGAGCCATATTTTGTAGCAGATGATGAACATTCAGGTTCCATGTCTTGGAAAGAACTGGAAACAATGCTCTGA
- the LOC113111901 gene encoding RUN domain-containing protein 3A, whose translation MLREGSSGMEHSFMQSAMAMGAQSKKGFSRSIAVERKNLITVCRFSVKTLLEKYTAEPIDDSSEEFMNFAAILEHILSHRFKGSGSWFDGQRSFWDFIRMACSKVPNNCISSIENMENITSSRAKGRAWLRVALMEKRLSEYIATALRDSRTTRRFYDEGAIILREEATVLTGMLIGLGAIDFSFCLKGEALDGKSEAVIDYTPYLKFTQSYDYLSDDEDGQSVDSSNSDDSVEHPYIPLVTDEESWRNKCRKMEQRFKIINAQKGYLEELVRLRESQLKNVEMENKKLTAGLEELQLQSQKEKRELENIILELQEQLTSLIPGESHPLSKDLSIPLVNQWPSLQNYNNQEDRKLYHRGSFPSPEPHISLNTDSQRMERKRNLKAWCTAEKEYTPSMLGLCGSLSSLPSCKSLPSLRSTECLVNISAEPSPALTPS comes from the exons ATGCTGAG GGAGGGGTCCAGTGGGATGGAGCACAGTTTCATGCAGTCCGCGATGGCTATGGGTGCACAGTCCAAGAAAGGCTTCTCCAGGAGCATCGCCGTGGAGAGAAAAAACCTCATCACGGTTTGTAG GTTTTCAGTGAAGACACTGCTAGAGAAGTACACAGCAGAGCCCATCGATGACTCGTCTGAGGAGTTCATGAACTTTGCTGCTATTCTGGAACACATCCTCAGCCACCGCTTTAAAG GCTCTGGCAGCTGGTTTGATGGTCAGCGCAGTTTTTGGGACTTCATCCGAATGGCCTGCAGTAAAGTGCCCAATAACTGCATAAGCAGCATTGAGAACATGGAGAACATCACCTCCTCACGAGCAAAG GGCAGAGCATGGCTACGGGTTGCACTGATGGAGAAACGCCTGTCTGAATACATCGCCACAGCTTTGCGAGATAGCCGCACCACCAG GCGGTTCTATGATGAAGGTGCCATAATTTTGCGAGAAGAAGCAACTGTTTTGACCGGAATGCTCATTGGACTTGGAGCAATTGACTTCag TTTCTGTTTGAAAGGGGAGGCTCTGGATGGGAAGTCTGAGGCTGTTATTGACTACACTCCTTATCTGAAATTTACACAGAG TTATGATTATCTTAGTGATGATGAGGACGGTCAGAGCGTGGACAGCAGTAACAGTGATGACAGTGTTGAGCATCCGTACATCCCTCTGGTCACAGATGAGGAGAGCTGGAGGAACAAGTGCCGCAAGATGGAGCAGAGGTTCAAGATCATCAATGCGCAAAAG GGGTACCTTGAGGAGCTGGTAAGGCTGCGGGAATCTCAGCTGAAGAACGTGGAGATGGAGAATAAGAAACTAACAGCTGGACTAGAAGAACTGCAGCTGCAGAGCcagaaagagaagagagaactgGAGAACATCATTCTGGAGCTGCAGGAACAACT GACAAGTCTGATTCCAGGCGAATCACATCCACTCTCTAAGGATTTGTCAATCCCTCTTGTTAACCAATGGCCATCACTCCAAAACTACAACAACCAGGAGGACAGGAAACTGTACCACAG GGGTAGTTTCCCCAGCCCGGAGCCACATATAAGTTTAAACACAGATTCTCAGAGGATGGAAAGGAAACGGAATTTAAAAGCCTGGTGCACAGCAG aaaaagaaTACACTCCCTCTATGTTAGGTCTGTGTGGTTCTCTGTCCTCTTTACCCAGCTGTAAGTCCCTGCCAAGCCTGAGGTCGACAGAGTGCCTGGTAAACATCAGCGCAGAGCCCAGTCCTGCTCTAACCCCCAGCTAG
- the LOC113111902 gene encoding protein FAM117A-like isoform X1 produces the protein MASWKRTKTAHDARVRVCGEMKMSRSGSGLQPLKATVPYTLHKPASATNITPGERTKAEWRLQTPIQRTVSLDAIVGPYLQGQWPKEDDRHGREDKSTQTPHTWLGGDETTAVGFHKRSASWGNSERLQDGSDVCADSSSFKLKQQQLQQKKRSGVLVGNQEKLHNQRQSPALLIPSVSLTRLPSRLRQSEERLDQELEKVFTHHSSVHHCGLYEVPDGHRAPVPHLSSKRGFQIGSSCVASPSSSSPSTSCSPQRPLDFENCDTALSSVEEVNSCIVTVSSSPRPNNSYSFQRDPPEGCERIRVCVENILPCLDQVYVSSCPDPNKVNFTTHTGSAFCPVNLPKPLIPPVDFLICSLSVSPGSCWVGQ, from the exons ATGGCCAGTTGGAAAAGGACAAAAACCGCTCACGACGCCAGAGTCCGTGTTTGTGGAGAGATGAAGATGTCCAGGAGCGGATCAGGTCTCCAGCCTCTCAAAGCTACTGTTCCCTACACGCTGCACAAACCAGCTTCCGCCACAAATATCACTCCAG GTGAACGGACCAAAGCAGAGTGGCGTTTGCAGACTCCGATCCAGCGCACAGTATCTCTGGATGCGATTGTGGGGCCGTACTTGCAAGGCCAATGGCCCAAAGAGGACGACAGACATGGCAGGGAAGACAAATCCACACAG ACACCACACACATGGTTAGGTGGAGATGAAACAACAGCTGTTGGATTTCACAAGCGTTCGGCATCATGGGGGAATTCAGAACGTCTCCAGGATGGAAGTGACGTGTGTGCAGATTCATCT AGTTTTAAgctgaaacaacaacaactacaacagaaGAAAAGGTCAGGCGTTCTGGTTGGCAATCAAGAGAAACTGCACAACCAACGTCAG TCCCCTGCTCTATTAATCCCATCTGTGTCATTGACTCGACTGCCGTCACGTCTGCGTCAAAGTGAAGAGAGACTAGATCAAGAGTTGGAGAAAGTATTCACACATCACTCATCAGTTCACCACTGTGGA ctatatgaGGTTCCTGATGGCCACAGGGCTCCTGTTCCTCACCTGAGCTCCAAGAGGGGATTTCAGATTGGTTCTTCCTGTGTAGCTTCTCCCTCTTCTTCTTCCCCATCCACATCTTGCTCTCCACAGCGCCCTCTAGATTTCGAGA ACTGTGATACGGCTCTGTCCTCAGTTGAAGAGGTCAACTCGTGTATTGTGACGGTGTCCTCATCACCACGGCCCAATAACAGCTACAGCTTTCAGAGAGATCCACCAGAAGGTTGTGAAAGAATCCGAGTGTGTGTAGAGAATAT CCTTCCATGTTTGGATCAAGTGTATGTGTCCTCCTGTCCTGACCCCAACAAAGTGAACTTCACCACACACACAGGCTCAGCCTTCTGCCCTGTCAATCTCCCCAAGCCCCTTATACCTCCAGTGGACTTCCTGATCTGCAGCCTCTCAGTTTCTCCAGGGTCCTGCTGGGTGGGACAGTGA
- the LOC113111902 gene encoding protein FAM117A-like isoform X2, whose product MASWKRTKTAHDARVRVCGEMKMSRSGSGLQPLKATVPYTLHKPASATNITPGERTKAEWRLQTPIQRTVSLDAIVGPYLQGQWPKEDDRHGREDKSTQTPHTWLGGDETTAVGFHKRSASWGNSERLQDGSDVCADSSSFKLKQQQLQQKKRSGVLVGNQEKLHNQRQSPALLIPSVSLTRLPSRLRQSEERLDQELEKVFTHHSSVHHCGLYEVPDGHRAPVPHLSSKRGFQIGSSCVASPSSSSPSTSCSPQRPLDFEIEEVNSCIVTVSSSPRPNNSYSFQRDPPEGCERIRVCVENILPCLDQVYVSSCPDPNKVNFTTHTGSAFCPVNLPKPLIPPVDFLICSLSVSPGSCWVGQ is encoded by the exons ATGGCCAGTTGGAAAAGGACAAAAACCGCTCACGACGCCAGAGTCCGTGTTTGTGGAGAGATGAAGATGTCCAGGAGCGGATCAGGTCTCCAGCCTCTCAAAGCTACTGTTCCCTACACGCTGCACAAACCAGCTTCCGCCACAAATATCACTCCAG GTGAACGGACCAAAGCAGAGTGGCGTTTGCAGACTCCGATCCAGCGCACAGTATCTCTGGATGCGATTGTGGGGCCGTACTTGCAAGGCCAATGGCCCAAAGAGGACGACAGACATGGCAGGGAAGACAAATCCACACAG ACACCACACACATGGTTAGGTGGAGATGAAACAACAGCTGTTGGATTTCACAAGCGTTCGGCATCATGGGGGAATTCAGAACGTCTCCAGGATGGAAGTGACGTGTGTGCAGATTCATCT AGTTTTAAgctgaaacaacaacaactacaacagaaGAAAAGGTCAGGCGTTCTGGTTGGCAATCAAGAGAAACTGCACAACCAACGTCAG TCCCCTGCTCTATTAATCCCATCTGTGTCATTGACTCGACTGCCGTCACGTCTGCGTCAAAGTGAAGAGAGACTAGATCAAGAGTTGGAGAAAGTATTCACACATCACTCATCAGTTCACCACTGTGGA ctatatgaGGTTCCTGATGGCCACAGGGCTCCTGTTCCTCACCTGAGCTCCAAGAGGGGATTTCAGATTGGTTCTTCCTGTGTAGCTTCTCCCTCTTCTTCTTCCCCATCCACATCTTGCTCTCCACAGCGCCCTCTAGATTTCGAGA TTGAAGAGGTCAACTCGTGTATTGTGACGGTGTCCTCATCACCACGGCCCAATAACAGCTACAGCTTTCAGAGAGATCCACCAGAAGGTTGTGAAAGAATCCGAGTGTGTGTAGAGAATAT CCTTCCATGTTTGGATCAAGTGTATGTGTCCTCCTGTCCTGACCCCAACAAAGTGAACTTCACCACACACACAGGCTCAGCCTTCTGCCCTGTCAATCTCCCCAAGCCCCTTATACCTCCAGTGGACTTCCTGATCTGCAGCCTCTCAGTTTCTCCAGGGTCCTGCTGGGTGGGACAGTGA
- the LOC113112237 gene encoding cytochrome c oxidase subunit NDUFA4 — MLSTVLKQLKSHPALIPLFVFIGGGATMSMLYLGRLALKNPDCSWDRKNNPEPWNKLGPNDQYKLFAVNMDYSKLKKDRPDF, encoded by the exons ATGCTGAGTACCGTACTGAAACAATTGAAAAGCCACCCGGCT TTGATTCCTCTCTTCGTCTTCATCGGTGGTGGAGCGACCATGTCTATGCTTTACCTGGGCCGCCTTGCACTGAAGAACCCTGACTGCTC ATGGGATCGCAAGAACAACCCAGAGCCTTGGAACAAACTGGGGCCAAATGACCAGTATAAG CTCTTCGCTGTCAACATGGACTACTCCAAACTGAAGAAGGACAGGCCTGACTTCTGA